A part of Victivallis lenta genomic DNA contains:
- a CDS encoding DUF697 domain-containing protein gives MNNLRKITLGVTAGIAALFLLLYISNIIIIGDKLGRISFLLEILFDGVMILLPPGLLLWYFCKVFRRTTCSLGKIREMNPFDPATDVLYERFIRHVLSNGELNETQRNILTNTLMVGEYQQGMELYLNECKVSADEEGHKHALMAAVSTIVSPLGGGDMMFMLLWNLRLINQIINIYGFRPTLPQLLRIYQHVLFSGLLAGSIEEILESSDVNSLLNVLPIPGKGALLQASCAIFSTLKTCYLTQYYLSHDFSEAERISAKKAARNFACKQIPEVLKEAWKQIQSKTPDIFSKLLKNNAVPE, from the coding sequence ATGAACAACCTGAGAAAAATCACCTTGGGAGTAACAGCAGGAATTGCGGCGTTGTTTCTCCTTCTCTACATCAGCAATATCATTATAATAGGCGACAAACTGGGACGCATTAGTTTTTTGCTGGAAATTCTTTTTGATGGAGTCATGATTTTACTTCCACCCGGCTTGCTGCTCTGGTATTTCTGCAAAGTGTTTCGCCGGACTACCTGTTCGCTGGGTAAAATCCGGGAAATGAATCCATTCGATCCAGCTACAGATGTTTTATATGAGCGGTTTATCCGCCATGTTCTCTCAAATGGAGAGTTGAATGAAACTCAAAGGAATATATTGACAAATACTCTGATGGTTGGCGAATATCAACAGGGGATGGAATTATATCTGAATGAGTGCAAAGTGTCGGCAGATGAGGAAGGACACAAACATGCTTTAATGGCCGCAGTTTCAACCATTGTTTCCCCTCTGGGGGGCGGTGATATGATGTTTATGTTGCTTTGGAATCTGCGCTTAATAAACCAAATCATCAATATTTATGGATTCCGACCGACACTTCCGCAGCTTCTCCGCATTTACCAGCATGTCCTTTTCAGCGGACTGTTGGCTGGTTCCATTGAAGAAATTCTGGAGAGCTCAGATGTGAATTCTCTGCTGAATGTTTTGCCTATTCCGGGAAAAGGGGCGCTACTCCAAGCATCATGCGCAATTTTTTCAACTTTGAAGACGTGTTATTTAACCCAATATTACCTGTCGCATGATTTTTCAGAAGCCGAACGAATCAGTGCGAAAAAAGCAGCTCGCAATTTCGCTTGCAAACAAATCCCGGAAGTATTGAAGGAGGCATGGAAACAAATACAGTCCAAAACTCCCGATATTTTTTCTAAACTACTGAAAAACAATGCTGTTCCTGAGTAA